One part of the Chryseobacterium mulctrae genome encodes these proteins:
- a CDS encoding DUF3320 domain-containing protein, whose product MEQIIPFELQIQHNPYFNYTFCLNQYPFLQSIAFREVSEDFENLNLQITSSLGIFEKYDVYIDKIRQNSLYKISLFNFVFNNALLKRLTEKDLDQIKIQVFKDGESIYEKSFSIEVLPMDYFGGLQSYPQLLASYVLSNNTSLYKIKADAIDILARNKLTPSFEGYQQKSKERVLQMVSAIYKSIQNLELIYSAMPPSFEKNGQRIRLVDTVLETKFGNCIDISLLFAACLEAIDLNPLIVVTEGHAFVGVWLDDQRFDGMINFDQSAISKRIATGIKEIALIESTNLCKGSNISFKDAMNSAETQLMDSSKFLLSLDIKNARSAGISPLPLLKNENNSAEDLKPVQNSAKFDQDFDLGTQYDDLELTDFSNLTKQKIWERKLLDLSLRNNLLNLRFTKSMLQLVDSKINVLEDSLADGKSFTILPDNNQTILRKYNLYGEPLHQSQPLFKLAEDEFKYNRLLTYYHQDDLDNILTNLYRSAKLAEEENGKSTLYLGIGLLKWFEPKNKEVPRLAPILLIPVELSRKSVNSKFTLRSREEETMINITLLEYLKQEFKLNINSLENLPMDESGVDVPKVLAIIRNAVLNLEGWDVLEQLVLGIFSFNKLILWQDISKYSEEIQKSSIVKSLIDGKLTGTLESVENDAQSLENISASELVLPISTDNSQLNAVKNANLNKSFILHGPPGTGKSQTITNIIADALANDKKVLFVAAKKAALDVVHHRLENIGLGAFCLELHSNKSKKSDVLKQFERTLEVPKYKINADYHEEAKRLDERRKELGKYVNELHKKFPIGWSLFDTIAFLETNHVQPDERFHINFPLESADVFNWNQWKDWLIPFASIVQKIGQPSLHALRPIKTSNHQFENKNLILSAISQFNEKKNAAEQVKSQFKLDEVSNSDSIEILEYLKENPVKAGLVDLVFNEGQLNLFKNWMTQQTQFQQTENQITSSFNSSILNVDFASLKLLWNQAKHTWFIPKWFKQRKVKQQLNGYAKSGIESDVQIDGLFEKLESYQQLKNQLNNLHYNALSSVTNLYFNGNSFDISAIEKDLKTLENAKDLAQKISIPNFPEWLKDISSRKNNSQPISEVLETLKDFHNAETQLLEYVDEIPNDTELQTVVQNIHQLEDWINFNVLKEKAQDLNLNWFINFLEKGWLDTESIELEFEKIIHLNLFIKIIYGSGTLNGFDANIYESQIQQYKNLHKEFTELTKNQLTMKLSDRIPNFSQEAVQSSEIGILQKAIRNKGRGLSIRKLFDQIPTLIPRLKPCMLMSPISVAQYFDVNEEHFDIVIFDEASQLPTSEAVSALARAKQAIIVGDPKQMPPTSFFASQKVDEENFELEDLESILDDCLALSIPSNYLLRHYRSKHESLISFSNAHFYDNKLLTFPSPDDLNRKVTFEFIDGFYDKGKTRTNKNEAEAIIEYIRIHLENKNKKSIGVVTFSQTQQSLIEDLLQKLFQENPHLEEFAINSEEPIFIKNLENVQGDERDIILFSIGYGPDEDGKVSMNFGPLNRDGGWRRLNVAVTRARYEMKVFSSLKGDQIDMNRTSSEGVLGLKNFLNFSEKGLVYHNSNQTVNQQKLMVNSIAKHLEESGLKIKTNIGTSEYKIDIGVINPENESEYLMAILLDSENYFNINTTNDRELLVPNVLKGLGWNVFRIWTLDWIKNKEKIVEKIQAEIEKIKTQVKEKKEEIIELKTSEKVYLSEVSETEKPSKMIPYAAAELSPEINANSESIYLFENKSVLLNQIKTIIDTESPISQNALFRKILKLWNTSRAGGKMNNYLLETLNSIPNVQTTESYQKFYWSENLQPQNLDFYRDNSIEKRLIDEIAPEEISVAIMELMHSSLSLNKDELIRAICKTFGFAKVGSQIDSVVNFSVEELVGKGLLKEVDGRIVLGMN is encoded by the coding sequence ATGGAGCAGATTATTCCGTTTGAATTACAGATACAGCACAATCCTTATTTCAATTATACTTTTTGTTTAAACCAATATCCTTTTCTGCAGAGCATTGCTTTCAGAGAAGTGAGTGAAGATTTTGAAAATCTAAACCTTCAGATAACCTCATCTTTGGGTATATTTGAAAAATATGATGTCTATATTGATAAAATAAGGCAGAATTCACTATATAAAATTTCTCTTTTCAACTTTGTTTTTAATAATGCTTTGTTGAAAAGACTTACGGAAAAAGATTTAGACCAAATCAAAATTCAGGTCTTTAAAGACGGAGAATCTATTTATGAAAAAAGTTTCAGCATAGAAGTTCTCCCGATGGATTATTTTGGAGGATTGCAATCGTATCCGCAACTTTTGGCTTCGTATGTTCTTTCAAACAATACTTCTTTATACAAAATTAAAGCTGACGCGATTGATATTTTAGCAAGAAATAAACTTACGCCTTCGTTTGAAGGCTATCAGCAAAAAAGTAAGGAAAGAGTTTTGCAGATGGTTTCGGCAATTTACAAATCTATCCAAAATCTGGAACTGATTTACAGCGCAATGCCGCCAAGTTTTGAAAAAAACGGACAAAGAATCAGGCTTGTTGATACGGTTTTAGAAACAAAATTTGGAAACTGCATTGATATTTCTCTACTTTTTGCAGCGTGTCTAGAAGCAATCGATTTAAATCCGTTGATTGTTGTAACGGAAGGTCATGCTTTCGTGGGAGTCTGGCTCGATGACCAGCGATTTGATGGAATGATTAATTTTGACCAATCTGCGATTTCTAAAAGAATTGCGACTGGAATTAAAGAAATTGCTTTAATTGAATCTACCAATCTGTGCAAAGGAAGCAACATTTCATTCAAAGATGCGATGAATTCTGCAGAAACTCAATTGATGGATTCTTCAAAATTTCTGCTTTCATTAGACATCAAAAATGCAAGGTCAGCGGGAATTTCTCCTCTCCCACTTTTGAAAAATGAAAATAATTCGGCAGAAGATTTAAAACCTGTTCAAAACTCTGCAAAATTTGATCAGGATTTTGATTTGGGAACACAATATGACGATCTCGAGCTGACCGATTTTTCAAATCTCACCAAACAGAAAATCTGGGAAAGAAAACTGCTCGATCTTTCGCTTAGAAATAATCTTCTGAATTTGCGGTTTACCAAAAGTATGCTTCAGTTAGTTGATTCTAAAATTAATGTGCTTGAAGACAGTTTAGCCGACGGAAAATCATTTACGATTCTGCCCGACAATAATCAGACTATTCTCAGAAAATACAATTTGTATGGCGAACCTTTACATCAGTCGCAACCGCTTTTCAAACTGGCGGAAGATGAGTTTAAATACAACCGACTATTAACGTATTATCATCAGGATGACCTCGATAATATTCTTACCAATCTTTACAGAAGTGCAAAATTAGCTGAAGAAGAAAATGGAAAAAGCACATTATATTTAGGAATCGGATTATTAAAATGGTTTGAACCGAAAAATAAAGAAGTTCCAAGATTGGCTCCGATTTTATTGATTCCGGTTGAACTGTCGAGAAAATCTGTGAATTCTAAATTTACGCTTCGAAGTCGTGAAGAAGAAACGATGATCAACATTACGTTGCTTGAATATCTAAAACAGGAATTCAAACTCAACATCAACAGTCTTGAAAATCTTCCGATGGACGAATCGGGCGTTGATGTTCCGAAAGTTTTGGCAATCATCAGAAATGCGGTACTTAATCTTGAAGGTTGGGATGTGTTGGAACAATTGGTTTTGGGGATTTTTTCCTTTAATAAATTGATTCTTTGGCAGGATATTTCAAAATATTCTGAAGAAATTCAGAAAAGCTCGATTGTAAAAAGCTTGATTGACGGTAAACTTACGGGAACTTTGGAAAGCGTAGAAAATGATGCTCAAAGTTTAGAAAATATTTCAGCTTCAGAATTGGTTTTGCCAATTTCCACCGACAATTCTCAGTTGAATGCCGTGAAAAATGCTAATCTCAATAAAAGTTTTATTCTTCACGGACCTCCAGGAACGGGAAAGTCACAGACAATTACCAACATTATTGCCGATGCTTTGGCGAATGATAAAAAAGTACTTTTTGTTGCAGCGAAAAAAGCGGCTTTGGATGTGGTTCATCATCGATTGGAAAATATTGGTTTGGGCGCATTTTGTCTCGAATTGCATTCCAATAAATCTAAAAAATCAGATGTTTTAAAACAGTTTGAAAGAACACTTGAAGTTCCGAAATATAAAATCAATGCCGATTATCACGAAGAGGCAAAACGTCTCGACGAACGCAGAAAAGAGCTTGGGAAATATGTAAATGAATTGCACAAAAAATTCCCGATTGGATGGAGTTTATTTGATACCATTGCCTTTTTGGAAACCAATCATGTACAACCTGATGAACGTTTTCATATCAATTTCCCTTTGGAAAGTGCCGATGTTTTCAATTGGAATCAGTGGAAAGACTGGTTGATTCCGTTTGCTTCGATTGTGCAGAAAATCGGACAGCCTTCGCTTCATGCTTTGAGACCAATCAAAACTTCAAACCATCAATTTGAAAATAAAAATCTGATTCTTTCGGCAATTTCTCAATTTAATGAAAAGAAAAATGCGGCTGAACAAGTAAAAAGCCAGTTCAAATTGGATGAAGTTTCCAATTCTGACAGCATAGAAATTCTTGAATATTTAAAAGAAAATCCGGTAAAAGCTGGTTTGGTCGACCTTGTTTTCAATGAAGGTCAGTTGAATTTATTTAAAAACTGGATGACTCAGCAAACGCAGTTTCAACAAACTGAAAATCAAATCACCTCAAGTTTTAATTCTTCTATTTTAAATGTAGATTTCGCTTCATTAAAATTGTTGTGGAATCAGGCAAAACACACCTGGTTTATTCCGAAATGGTTTAAACAAAGAAAAGTAAAGCAACAACTGAACGGCTATGCAAAATCAGGAATAGAATCTGATGTGCAGATTGACGGACTTTTTGAAAAGCTTGAAAGTTATCAGCAACTTAAAAATCAATTAAACAACCTTCATTACAATGCACTTTCTTCGGTTACGAATCTTTATTTTAATGGAAATTCATTTGATATTTCAGCAATTGAAAAAGATTTAAAAACCCTTGAAAATGCAAAAGATTTAGCGCAAAAAATTTCAATTCCAAATTTCCCGGAATGGTTAAAAGATATTTCATCAAGAAAGAATAACAGTCAGCCTATTTCTGAAGTTCTGGAAACTTTAAAAGATTTCCACAATGCAGAAACTCAACTTTTGGAATATGTGGATGAAATTCCAAACGATACAGAACTGCAAACTGTTGTACAGAATATTCATCAGTTGGAAGACTGGATTAATTTTAATGTTTTAAAAGAAAAAGCACAAGATTTAAACCTAAACTGGTTCATTAATTTCTTAGAAAAAGGTTGGCTCGATACAGAATCTATTGAGCTTGAATTTGAAAAAATCATTCATCTGAATTTATTCATTAAAATCATTTACGGTTCGGGAACATTGAATGGTTTTGATGCGAATATTTACGAATCTCAGATTCAGCAATATAAAAATCTTCACAAAGAATTTACAGAACTGACCAAAAATCAGTTAACGATGAAACTCAGCGATAGAATTCCGAATTTTTCTCAGGAAGCCGTTCAAAGCTCAGAAATAGGGATTCTGCAAAAAGCAATTCGAAACAAAGGACGTGGTTTATCTATCAGAAAATTATTTGACCAGATTCCGACCTTAATTCCGAGGCTGAAACCTTGCATGTTGATGAGTCCGATTTCGGTAGCGCAATATTTTGACGTAAATGAAGAGCATTTTGACATTGTGATTTTTGATGAAGCTTCGCAATTACCAACTTCTGAAGCGGTAAGTGCTTTGGCGAGAGCAAAACAGGCGATTATTGTTGGAGATCCGAAACAGATGCCACCGACAAGCTTTTTTGCTTCCCAAAAAGTGGATGAAGAAAATTTTGAACTCGAAGATCTTGAAAGTATTTTGGATGATTGTTTGGCGCTTTCAATTCCGTCAAATTATTTATTGAGGCATTACCGAAGCAAGCATGAAAGTTTGATTTCTTTCTCAAACGCTCATTTTTATGATAATAAACTGCTTACTTTCCCGTCTCCGGATGACTTAAACAGAAAAGTGACATTTGAATTTATCGATGGATTTTACGATAAAGGAAAAACGAGAACCAATAAAAATGAAGCTGAAGCAATCATTGAATACATCAGAATTCATCTCGAAAATAAAAATAAAAAATCAATTGGTGTGGTTACTTTCAGCCAGACTCAACAAAGTCTGATTGAAGATTTACTGCAGAAATTATTTCAGGAAAATCCCCATTTGGAAGAATTTGCTATCAATTCTGAAGAACCAATTTTCATTAAAAATCTTGAAAATGTACAAGGTGACGAAAGAGATATTATTCTGTTTTCAATTGGTTACGGTCCTGATGAAGACGGAAAAGTTTCGATGAATTTTGGTCCGCTCAACCGAGATGGAGGTTGGAGACGACTAAATGTTGCCGTAACAAGAGCGCGTTACGAAATGAAAGTTTTTTCTTCGTTAAAAGGCGACCAAATCGATATGAACAGAACAAGTTCAGAAGGTGTTTTAGGGTTAAAAAACTTCCTGAATTTTTCTGAGAAAGGTTTGGTTTATCACAATTCAAATCAAACGGTAAATCAGCAAAAACTGATGGTGAATTCGATTGCGAAACATTTGGAGGAAAGCGGTCTGAAAATAAAAACCAATATCGGAACTTCAGAATATAAAATTGATATCGGCGTAATTAATCCTGAAAATGAAAGCGAATATCTGATGGCAATTTTACTGGATAGTGAAAATTATTTTAACATCAATACAACCAATGACCGAGAATTGCTTGTTCCGAATGTTTTGAAAGGTTTAGGTTGGAATGTTTTCAGAATCTGGACTCTGGACTGGATTAAAAATAAAGAAAAAATTGTTGAAAAAATTCAGGCTGAAATTGAAAAAATTAAAACTCAAGTAAAAGAAAAAAAGGAAGAAATCATTGAACTGAAAACTTCTGAGAAAGTATATCTGAGTGAAGTTTCGGAAACTGAAAAACCTTCGAAAATGATTCCTTATGCTGCAGCAGAATTGAGCCCAGAAATTAATGCAAATTCAGAATCTATTTATCTTTTTGAAAATAAATCCGTTCTTTTAAATCAGATTAAAACGATTATTGATACCGAATCACCGATTAGTCAGAATGCTTTATTCAGGAAGATTCTTAAGCTTTGGAATACTTCAAGAGCAGGTGGAAAAATGAATAATTATCTTTTGGAAACTTTGAATTCTATCCCGAATGTACAAACCACAGAAAGTTATCAGAAATTTTACTGGAGCGAAAATCTACAACCTCAAAATCTTGATTTCTACCGAGACAATTCAATAGAAAAAAGACTGATTGACGAGATTGCACCTGAAGAAATTTCGGTTGCTATTATGGAATTGATGCATTCAAGTTTGAGTTTAAATAAGGACGAATTGATTCGTGCGATTTGTAAAACTTTTGGTTTTGCAAAAGTGGGTTCTCAGATTGATTCTGTAGTAAATTTTTCTGTGGAGGAATTGGTTGGGAAAGGTTTGCTGAAGGAAGTTGATGGGAGGATTGTTCTTGGGATGAATTGA
- a CDS encoding lysozyme inhibitor LprI family protein, producing the protein MKNILTLIIVFLSVLVFSQSKNQQENVIDIEESKCFGKQDISNAEMRKCSIKATESWDKELNKYYNLLASKLPKDAFEILKASQKEWIIYRDKEFKFITKFYFEVKEGTMWYNIAENKKKEIVKNRALELQMYFQNLDY; encoded by the coding sequence ATGAAAAATATACTTACCCTAATTATTGTTTTTCTTTCTGTTTTGGTATTTTCTCAGAGTAAAAATCAGCAAGAAAACGTCATTGATATTGAAGAGTCAAAATGTTTTGGCAAGCAAGATATTTCGAATGCTGAAATGCGAAAATGTAGTATAAAAGCAACAGAGTCTTGGGATAAAGAGCTGAATAAATATTACAATCTTCTCGCATCTAAACTTCCAAAAGACGCTTTTGAAATACTGAAAGCTTCTCAAAAAGAATGGATTATTTATCGAGATAAAGAATTTAAATTCATTACTAAATTTTATTTTGAAGTAAAAGAAGGAACAATGTGGTATAATATTGCTGAAAATAAGAAAAAGGAAATCGTGAAAAACAGAGCTTTGGAGTTGCAAATGTACTTTCAGAATTTAGATTATTAA
- a CDS encoding class I SAM-dependent methyltransferase produces MNNIYEPKFVKQLFNQMSGSYERMNYITSFGFSIRWRKQFLNKLGKSEHNLKVIDLLSGLGENWTYLKQNFPNSTFSALDFSEEMISQSENKGNKVFKNQLNLLCEDILQSNLESNSFDIISCAYGLKTFNKEQFEILAKEVSRILKPNGKFSFVEVSKPKNKLLYYPYKLYLSKMIPVLGKLFLGNPSDYKMLWIYTENFENCDGVKEIFSKYNLSVNSENYFYGCATGIYGTKL; encoded by the coding sequence ATGAACAATATCTACGAGCCAAAATTTGTAAAACAGTTATTCAATCAGATGTCTGGTTCGTACGAAAGAATGAACTACATTACTTCGTTTGGCTTTTCGATTCGTTGGAGAAAGCAGTTTCTCAACAAATTGGGAAAATCTGAGCACAATTTAAAAGTAATTGATCTGCTTTCCGGATTAGGTGAAAACTGGACTTACCTAAAGCAAAATTTCCCTAATTCTACTTTTTCGGCTTTAGATTTTTCTGAAGAAATGATTTCACAATCAGAAAATAAAGGAAATAAGGTTTTCAAAAACCAGCTGAACTTGCTTTGTGAAGATATTTTACAGAGTAATTTAGAATCAAATTCTTTTGATATCATTTCCTGTGCTTATGGTTTGAAAACGTTTAATAAAGAGCAATTTGAAATCTTAGCAAAAGAAGTTTCCAGAATTCTTAAACCGAATGGTAAATTTAGTTTCGTGGAAGTTTCGAAGCCTAAAAACAAGCTTTTATATTATCCTTATAAATTGTATTTAAGTAAAATGATTCCAGTTTTGGGTAAATTATTTTTAGGAAATCCTAGTGATTATAAAATGCTTTGGATCTATACCGAAAATTTTGAAAACTGTGACGGTGTGAAGGAAATATTCAGCAAATATAATTTGAGTGTAAACTCAGAAAATTATTTCTACGGTTGTGCAACAGGAATTTATGGTACAAAATTATAA
- a CDS encoding DUF2490 domain-containing protein has product MRRFLVISIVCFFAVNISAQISPPGLGHAKTASWFAAGIKQKLGENWESMSYFGMGRTGETSLNPIEKPSILVLNQEFYKQLKNNWKYSFAVSFRNQKEKNSADNNIVDQQEIRLYGRLSHVFKSSKLKVTPTFRQEFRKFFAPKSLEDAESFALRSRLRLQFSIDLNEDSSKKLILSSEQLFSTEKNALSKEWSDLKYHESRFLAYYSVTPKHSAVTFDIGYMNNLVGGNHPYDVSYLAFDVVFNGKRKN; this is encoded by the coding sequence ATGAGGAGATTTTTGGTCATTTCCATTGTATGTTTTTTTGCTGTAAATATTTCTGCACAAATCAGTCCGCCGGGTTTGGGACATGCTAAAACGGCGAGCTGGTTCGCTGCAGGAATAAAGCAAAAGTTGGGTGAAAATTGGGAATCTATGAGTTATTTCGGAATGGGACGAACGGGTGAAACATCACTCAATCCTATAGAAAAACCTTCAATTTTAGTTCTCAATCAGGAATTTTATAAGCAACTCAAGAACAACTGGAAATATTCTTTTGCGGTAAGTTTCAGAAATCAAAAAGAGAAAAACTCAGCCGATAATAATATTGTTGATCAACAGGAAATTAGATTATATGGTCGATTATCGCACGTTTTTAAAAGTTCAAAACTTAAAGTAACTCCTACTTTCAGACAGGAGTTCAGAAAATTTTTCGCTCCAAAAAGTTTGGAAGATGCCGAATCTTTTGCTTTAAGAAGTCGATTGCGTCTGCAATTTAGTATTGATCTGAATGAAGATTCTTCAAAAAAATTAATTTTAAGTTCCGAACAATTATTTTCAACAGAAAAAAATGCACTTTCAAAAGAATGGAGTGATTTGAAATATCATGAAAGCCGTTTTTTGGCATATTATTCAGTAACTCCAAAACATTCTGCAGTAACTTTTGATATTGGTTATATGAATAATCTGGTAGGAGGAAATCATCCGTATGATGTGAGCTACTTGGCTTTTGATGTAGTTTTTAATGGAAAAAGAAAGAATTAA
- a CDS encoding PepSY-like domain-containing protein yields MKNLILTISILGLSITNISAQDIRQSEVPSVILNHFQKSFPKAADIDWEIKGNYYEVEFETGFLGDDHKILYSRDGKLVRHEEEISKSNLPKTVLASIKRSFNGYKTDDIKKITESGKVIYNVELKNYSQEWKVVFDAQGRILQKKED; encoded by the coding sequence ATGAAAAATTTAATTTTAACAATCAGCATTTTAGGTTTAAGTATTACCAATATTTCAGCACAAGATATTCGTCAGAGCGAAGTTCCTTCGGTGATTTTAAATCATTTTCAAAAATCTTTTCCAAAAGCAGCCGATATCGACTGGGAAATTAAAGGAAATTATTACGAAGTAGAATTTGAAACCGGATTTTTAGGCGATGACCATAAAATTTTATATTCTAGAGACGGAAAACTGGTAAGACATGAAGAAGAAATCTCAAAAAGTAATCTTCCAAAAACCGTTTTAGCTTCGATTAAAAGGTCATTTAATGGTTACAAAACTGATGATATTAAAAAAATAACAGAAAGCGGAAAAGTAATTTACAACGTAGAATTGAAAAATTATTCTCAGGAATGGAAAGTTGTTTTTGATGCACAGGGAAGAATTTTACAAAAAAAAGAAGATTAA
- a CDS encoding TlpA family protein disulfide reductase gives MKKIISIFLLLFNIAQLCAQVPDLEKAKRKYFQANVISYKTTAYYPNPETDATSVFSVLYTVYKPQNKDFEFYSKNETSEEFYKNNFYYEVNHSEKTIYEYENKENQNAAITSSRLRQFGPTTLLKQKWSFIDETQIDGKIHSHYSNIESIHHYEGKEIKVEFHIYISGNFTISKFERKSFVDGKLGQTVTYLFSNYIFLDKTTNFKVILPKDYALKYYERQDSLQPLAKNTLVQPFEAININSEKFSFNPKKEKQTLLLFSSTNCGYSKMISDYVLSSGFNLNPKIELINIFGSDSKANVKKYFVNKEVKFPVISDRKNLEKQFGINGYPILYLINENGIIIETLDGSSQVLPFLKSLSIK, from the coding sequence ATGAAGAAGATTATAAGCATTTTTTTATTGCTGTTTAACATCGCTCAACTTTGCGCACAAGTCCCCGATTTAGAAAAAGCAAAACGCAAATATTTCCAGGCCAATGTAATCAGCTATAAAACCACCGCTTATTATCCCAATCCTGAAACGGATGCAACTTCTGTTTTCAGTGTTTTATACACAGTTTATAAACCTCAAAATAAAGATTTCGAATTCTACAGCAAGAACGAAACTTCGGAGGAATTCTACAAAAACAATTTTTATTACGAAGTCAATCACTCCGAAAAAACCATTTACGAATACGAAAATAAAGAAAATCAAAACGCTGCAATTACATCTTCCCGACTCAGGCAATTTGGACCAACCACGTTGCTAAAACAGAAATGGAGCTTTATTGATGAAACTCAAATCGACGGGAAAATTCACAGTCATTATTCAAACATAGAAAGCATTCATCATTACGAAGGAAAAGAAATAAAAGTCGAATTTCACATTTACATTTCGGGAAATTTCACAATCAGCAAGTTTGAAAGAAAAAGTTTTGTAGATGGAAAATTGGGACAAACTGTAACCTATTTATTTAGTAATTATATTTTCCTTGATAAAACGACCAATTTCAAAGTTATTCTTCCAAAAGATTATGCTTTAAAATATTACGAAAGACAAGATTCTTTACAGCCTTTAGCAAAAAACACTTTAGTTCAGCCTTTTGAAGCAATTAATATTAACAGTGAGAAATTTTCTTTCAATCCAAAAAAAGAAAAACAAACCCTTCTCCTTTTTTCTTCAACCAATTGTGGTTATTCAAAAATGATTTCAGATTATGTTTTAAGTTCAGGTTTTAATTTAAATCCAAAAATTGAACTCATTAATATTTTCGGTTCAGATTCTAAAGCAAATGTCAAGAAATATTTCGTTAACAAAGAAGTGAAATTTCCTGTAATTTCCGACCGAAAAAATCTTGAAAAACAGTTTGGAATTAATGGCTATCCCATTCTTTATTTAATTAATGAAAACGGAATTATTATCGAAACATTGGATGGTTCATCACAAGTTTTACCATTTCTGAAAAGTTTAAGTATTAAATGA
- a CDS encoding V-type ATP synthase subunit I domain-containing protein encodes MSNINFENLQLSSEKRLEQLMFETDQLHKSLDKIEETEKVFEKINITLEIAGLKDLINYRLFLGIVSMDLCSAILIHSKSKSNYENIYSARQIIVIISEAYKKIYNFIHENKHGDIISRYRNNSYWIKEIGNIIQNELKSLQGEYSEITKDLDEYLKMNFELLQIQRNLSIHYDKDSTKVYKMLIELDVEEIFKTLIPFINILNKMFEFTDKLRDAYKFKSDSETEKVNHNFEKLALDLDRFKDKDSITLIEDIQTIIRQMK; translated from the coding sequence ATGAGCAATATAAATTTTGAAAATCTTCAGCTAAGTTCAGAAAAAAGATTAGAACAATTAATGTTTGAAACTGATCAACTTCATAAAAGTCTTGATAAAATAGAAGAAACTGAAAAAGTTTTTGAAAAGATAAATATTACTCTAGAAATTGCAGGATTAAAAGATCTAATCAACTATAGACTATTTTTAGGTATTGTATCGATGGACTTGTGCTCAGCGATTTTAATACATTCTAAATCTAAAAGTAATTATGAAAATATTTATTCTGCAAGACAAATAATTGTAATAATTAGTGAAGCATACAAGAAAATATACAATTTCATCCATGAAAACAAGCATGGTGATATCATTTCCAGATACAGAAATAACTCATATTGGATAAAGGAAATTGGAAATATTATTCAAAATGAATTAAAATCTTTACAAGGTGAGTATAGTGAAATTACAAAAGATTTAGACGAATATTTAAAAATGAATTTTGAACTTCTTCAAATTCAAAGAAATTTATCTATTCATTATGACAAAGATTCTACAAAAGTTTATAAAATGTTAATAGAGTTAGATGTTGAAGAAATATTTAAAACTTTAATTCCATTTATAAATATTCTTAATAAAATGTTTGAATTTACAGATAAATTAAGAGATGCTTACAAATTTAAATCTGACTCCGAAACCGAAAAAGTAAATCATAATTTTGAAAAGTTAGCTTTAGATTTAGACCGATTTAAAGACAAAGATAGCATCACGCTTATTGAAGATATACAAACAATCATTAGACAAATGAAATAA